Proteins from a single region of Dyadobacter fanqingshengii:
- a CDS encoding amine oxidase produces MSRLDSQVVSNPFKTFWMGGFECADQLNFHGDRVDLLNATGHLEFIEDDYRMLKQFNIATVREGIRWSQVEYEPYKYDFSAVKRMMLAAKKCEIQQIWDICHFGYPSDLNPLHPHFTKRFVALCKAFAFFYNHLSPETPLIVTPINEVGFISWLAGDAAGTAPYCKNNGWEMKYALMRAYIAGVEALKAYDPRIRILTTEPLINVVPEFGASTEEILLAKAAHDLQYQAMDMLCGKICPELGGKPEYLDMLGFNYYYNNQWVAESHFYMGWNDPVPDPRLRSLSDLLLEAHMRYDVPVVLSETSHPLEDRPVWINMVAEESCKLVREGVPLWGVCYYPVIDRPDWDDLTNWHHSGIWDADPLALVSGRVLNEPAANALLYGQANLQQILPTAQNQHSYKRKERTSILDYIAKLPGKIMSDIFSHADDVSQA; encoded by the coding sequence ATGAGCCGTCTCGATAGCCAGGTGGTCAGCAACCCATTTAAAACTTTTTGGATGGGCGGGTTCGAATGTGCGGACCAGCTCAATTTCCACGGTGACCGCGTTGACCTGCTGAACGCTACCGGTCACCTGGAATTTATTGAGGACGATTACCGGATGTTGAAGCAATTCAACATTGCTACGGTGCGGGAAGGGATCAGGTGGAGCCAGGTTGAATATGAGCCGTACAAATATGATTTCAGTGCAGTAAAGCGTATGATGCTGGCTGCAAAAAAATGCGAAATCCAGCAGATATGGGATATTTGTCATTTTGGTTATCCATCTGATCTTAATCCTTTGCATCCCCACTTCACGAAACGGTTTGTGGCGCTTTGCAAGGCTTTTGCTTTTTTCTATAATCACTTATCACCCGAAACGCCCCTCATTGTAACACCTATCAATGAGGTTGGCTTTATCTCATGGCTGGCGGGTGATGCAGCCGGAACTGCGCCCTATTGCAAAAACAATGGATGGGAAATGAAGTATGCGCTCATGCGTGCCTACATTGCGGGTGTAGAGGCGCTCAAAGCGTACGATCCGCGCATCCGAATCCTGACCACGGAACCATTGATCAATGTTGTTCCCGAATTTGGCGCAAGCACCGAGGAAATATTGCTCGCGAAAGCAGCGCATGATCTGCAATATCAGGCCATGGACATGTTATGCGGCAAGATCTGCCCGGAACTTGGAGGGAAGCCTGAATATCTGGATATGCTTGGTTTTAATTACTATTATAATAATCAATGGGTTGCGGAATCGCATTTTTATATGGGCTGGAATGATCCCGTTCCTGATCCGAGATTGCGCAGCTTATCCGATCTATTGCTGGAAGCGCACATGCGGTATGACGTACCGGTGGTTTTAAGCGAAACCAGCCATCCGCTGGAAGACAGGCCGGTTTGGATCAATATGGTGGCCGAAGAAAGTTGCAAGCTTGTCCGCGAAGGCGTTCCGTTATGGGGTGTTTGTTATTATCCAGTGATCGACCGGCCCGACTGGGATGACCTTACGAACTGGCATCATTCGGGGATATGGGATGCGGATCCTTTGGCACTTGTGAGTGGCCGCGTGCTGAATGAGCCAGCCGCTAACGCTTTGCTGTATGGGCAGGCCAACTTACAGCAAATCCTGCCTACGGCGCAAAACCAGCATTCATATAAACGGAAAGAGCGAACATCAATATTGGACTATATTGCTAAATTGCCGGGCAAGATTATGTCAGATATATTTTCGCATGCAGACGACGTTTCCCAGGCTTGA
- a CDS encoding chemotaxis protein CheB translates to MEENHVTKPVKALVIGGSAGSLQVLFSLLPLLQNNLPFAIIVVLHRRHSADSSLSDLLSTKSLSPTHEVEDKDVIRPGHIYLAPADYHLLIEKQESFSLDYSEKINFSRPSIDVTFESAAEVYGPSLVALLLSGANEDGTKGLSQVKKAGGITIVQNPDTAQMPYMPYYAMMHTVIDHVLDVPQMSHYINNLR, encoded by the coding sequence ATGGAAGAAAATCATGTAACAAAGCCAGTGAAAGCACTGGTAATCGGAGGATCTGCCGGGAGCCTGCAAGTGCTCTTCAGCCTGCTGCCGTTGTTGCAGAATAACTTGCCTTTTGCCATCATCGTGGTGCTGCACCGCCGCCATTCCGCCGACTCGTCCCTGTCGGATTTGCTTTCTACCAAATCCTTATCACCCACACATGAAGTGGAAGATAAGGATGTGATCCGTCCGGGACACATTTACCTGGCACCGGCAGATTATCATTTGCTGATCGAAAAACAAGAGAGCTTCTCACTGGATTATTCAGAAAAGATCAATTTCAGCCGTCCGAGCATTGATGTCACTTTCGAGTCAGCCGCGGAGGTGTATGGACCTTCCCTGGTGGCGCTGCTACTGTCCGGTGCAAATGAAGACGGGACAAAAGGCCTTTCCCAGGTGAAAAAAGCGGGCGGCATCACCATTGTACAGAATCCCGATACGGCCCAGATGCCATATATGCCGTATTATGCCATGATGCACACCGTAATCGATCACGTTCTGGACGTCCCGCAAATGTCGCATTACATTAATAATCTGCGCTGA
- a CDS encoding helix-turn-helix domain-containing protein: MQTTFPRLDIGPLSEYREDDVMISRFEHYLNEHQNLVFPHRHNFYHLVFFTQGGGFHTIDFNLFSVHPFQIYFMIPGQVHSWDFEGEMKGYVVNFSEAFFRSFLLKPDYLDSFSFFDGDSSNSVVAVAKEIQPNIAGLFEELLLQTGKTKFREDIIRVLLLHIFLLLEQSNAQHKKPNAQNQKNPLIRNFQKLIEKNFTTLKQPGEYAELLHVTPNHLNALCKEHLSLQAGAVIRNRIVLEAKRLLINLDFTVSEIAYKLNFNDNSYFTRFFKKETGVTPEVFRAKSANQSAKP, encoded by the coding sequence ATGCAGACGACGTTTCCCAGGCTTGATATTGGTCCGCTTTCCGAATACAGGGAGGATGATGTAATGATCAGCCGCTTTGAGCATTATTTAAATGAACATCAGAATTTGGTGTTCCCACACCGGCATAACTTTTACCATTTGGTGTTTTTTACGCAAGGTGGCGGGTTCCATACCATTGACTTCAATCTTTTCAGTGTGCACCCGTTTCAGATCTATTTTATGATTCCGGGCCAGGTGCATTCGTGGGATTTTGAAGGAGAAATGAAGGGATATGTGGTCAACTTTTCAGAGGCATTTTTTCGCTCGTTCCTGCTGAAACCCGATTATCTCGACTCTTTTTCATTTTTCGACGGAGACAGTTCAAATAGTGTGGTTGCCGTTGCGAAAGAAATCCAGCCAAACATTGCCGGGCTTTTTGAAGAGCTGCTGTTGCAAACCGGGAAAACGAAATTTCGGGAAGATATTATCCGCGTTTTACTCCTGCACATTTTCCTGCTGTTGGAACAAAGCAATGCGCAACATAAAAAACCTAATGCTCAGAACCAGAAGAACCCGCTCATCAGGAACTTTCAAAAATTGATTGAAAAGAATTTTACGACATTAAAACAACCGGGTGAATATGCTGAATTACTGCATGTTACGCCGAATCACCTCAATGCGCTTTGCAAGGAGCATCTGAGCTTGCAGGCCGGCGCGGTAATCAGGAACAGAATTGTGCTGGAAGCGAAGCGGTTGCTTATCAATCTGGATTTTACTGTATCTGAAATTGCTTACAAGCTGAATTTTAATGATAATTCTTACTTTACCCGTTTTTTCAAGAAAGAAACAGGCGTTACGCCCGAGGTCTTCCGGGCGAAATCTGCCAATCAATCTGCTAAGCCTTAA
- a CDS encoding glycosyltransferase, whose amino-acid sequence MIDTPISNDFSTNQLQRLNLSGSGEPDLLPKNLLCFSHLRWDFVYQRPQHLLTRFSDIAAVYFLEEPIFGKTDVPYLTFSQRLPDLWVCVPHLADGLTKSEVNAQLRELIRVFFVNKKLDEFIFWYYTPMALEFSSHLSPGLTVYDCMDELSAFKFAPEKLKSLEKNLLTKADIVFTGGHSLFESKKNLHPNIHPFPSSIDKKHFGQARKQNSEPADQAVIKGPKIGFYGVIDERFDIELIREIAVKRPDWNIVLIGPIVKIDPKTLPQGSNIHYLGAKSYAQLPAYLSGWDVAMVPFLLNESTRFISPTKTPEYLCAGKPVVSTPIRDVVNPYGKNKLVSIGKNGSDFIEAIAYWLKMSDKKGWLSSVDKFLLTNSWDLTCADMTDYMSSAYRNRKVVAMPTHTVSKLQNEQ is encoded by the coding sequence ATGATCGATACACCAATCAGCAACGATTTTTCAACAAATCAATTGCAGCGTTTAAACCTGTCAGGAAGCGGCGAGCCAGATTTGCTCCCCAAAAACCTGCTTTGTTTTTCTCACCTCAGGTGGGATTTTGTTTACCAGCGTCCGCAGCATTTGTTAACGCGCTTTTCAGACATTGCAGCGGTTTATTTTCTGGAAGAACCCATTTTTGGGAAAACGGACGTTCCTTACCTTACGTTTTCTCAGCGGCTTCCCGATCTATGGGTCTGTGTTCCGCATCTGGCGGATGGCCTCACAAAAAGTGAAGTCAATGCCCAATTGCGTGAACTGATCAGGGTGTTTTTTGTAAACAAAAAACTGGACGAGTTTATTTTCTGGTATTACACGCCGATGGCGCTGGAATTTTCATCGCACTTGTCGCCGGGACTGACTGTCTATGACTGCATGGACGAATTGTCGGCATTTAAATTTGCTCCGGAAAAATTAAAATCCCTGGAAAAGAATTTGCTGACCAAAGCAGACATTGTTTTTACAGGCGGACATTCACTTTTTGAGTCAAAGAAAAATCTGCACCCAAACATTCATCCGTTTCCGAGCAGCATTGACAAGAAGCATTTCGGCCAGGCCAGGAAGCAAAACTCTGAACCCGCAGATCAGGCCGTTATTAAAGGACCGAAAATTGGTTTTTATGGCGTGATCGATGAGCGCTTTGATATTGAGCTGATCAGGGAAATTGCTGTGAAACGTCCGGACTGGAACATTGTGTTAATAGGACCGATTGTAAAAATTGACCCGAAAACACTGCCTCAGGGAAGTAACATTCATTATCTGGGAGCAAAATCCTATGCACAGTTACCGGCGTATCTTTCGGGCTGGGACGTTGCTATGGTGCCGTTTTTGCTTAATGAATCCACGCGTTTTATTAGCCCGACCAAGACGCCTGAGTATTTGTGCGCAGGCAAGCCTGTTGTTTCAACACCGATCCGCGACGTTGTTAATCCCTACGGGAAAAACAAATTGGTTTCAATTGGAAAAAACGGCAGCGATTTTATTGAGGCGATTGCTTACTGGCTTAAAATGAGCGATAAAAAAGGATGGCTTAGCAGCGTCGATAAATTTTTGCTAACCAATTCATGGGACCTTACCTGCGCTGATATGACAGACTACATGTCATCTGCATACCGGAACAGGAAAGTTGTGGCGATGCCAACGCACACAGTCTCCAAATTGCAGAATGAACAATGA
- a CDS encoding DUF983 domain-containing protein, giving the protein MAKPSKLYSVLFNKCPRCGVGDFFISKSAYNLKNFDKMNKRCPHCGENLVPEPGFYQGALYMSYSFYVAFMVIYFLIFVNFFEPYLDYFLMSIIPVLIILTPYFYRLARRSWLALFIKPQDQEAVKH; this is encoded by the coding sequence ATGGCAAAGCCAAGTAAATTATATAGCGTTCTTTTTAACAAATGTCCCAGATGCGGTGTGGGTGATTTTTTCATTTCAAAAAGCGCCTACAATCTCAAAAACTTTGATAAAATGAATAAGCGCTGTCCGCATTGCGGGGAGAATCTGGTTCCCGAACCGGGTTTTTACCAGGGTGCGTTATACATGAGCTATTCGTTTTATGTTGCCTTTATGGTGATTTACTTTCTGATCTTCGTTAACTTTTTTGAGCCGTATCTGGATTATTTTTTAATGTCCATCATTCCGGTGCTCATTATTTTAACTCCCTATTTTTACCGGCTCGCGCGTAGGTCGTGGCTGGCATTGTTCATTAAACCACAGGACCAGGAAGCGGTTAAGCATTAA
- a CDS encoding response regulator, whose amino-acid sequence MRKTSNSIIQQLQIVFSFSILLLIFSLLASYYSTQKLINNSELVNHTNQVLIEAESIISYVKDAETGQRGYLITNEQIFLDPYSDAYTKTTISYNNLSELTADNPNQQKNLREVKALYEAKFGQMQNIIDQTRRNPTFADDQDGRLKEMIKGKKIMDDLRLVVERIKFDENKILQDRIEQQQIYIRYTPVLLVIAALISILITVFAYMRIKNDMDKRLAAQLLEEQKYAETERRISRIEQITRQVSDGDYTVRSQDESDDDLGRISAALNTMTASLEQTFNDLTTKNWLQTGAVEISDAIRGERILKKLATNLINTVTRYAKAQLGTIYIQDNDWNFRLASSYAAEHAPDSITPGAGLAGQAIESKKPLIVYDVPENYLKITSTIGETKPVTLAILPLIYAYECIGIIELGFLNKPDKNDIQFLEGNLEAIATGINSALDYLKLQNFLEETQAQSEELQTQHNELENLNAELEAQSQKLQASEEELRVQQEELQQTNEELEERSGLLEEKNIEIQKKAEELELTTRYKSEFLANMSHELRTPLNSILLLSRLLAENDEKNLNGEQVEYATVIQSSGNGLLGLIDEILDLSKIEAGKMELDYVSVSVKEIVDDLKGLFSPIAREKGLDFKINIENSAPLVIETDKMRLEQILKNLISNALKFTSQGSVQIDIQRKPGMENMISFVVSDTGIGVAPEKQQHIFEAFQQADGSTKRKYGGTGLGLSISRELVKLLGGEISLTSKLDEGSVFTLCIPIAKAYSAQVSEQQNYFLNHNEESLKTKPEGIDKRFISTVIPQSIDDDRDNIESADKTILIIEDDTTFAKSLLDYTRKLGYKGIVAVRGDEGLELAQTFTPMGILLDIQLPIISGWDVMDELKSRPETRHIPVHIMSSHRMKNESLLKGAVDFIDKPVAFEKMEEIFKKIEFVVNRQSKKVLIVEDNSMHAKALAYYLSSFNINSQLKSDIGEGLETLQNNEVDCVILDMGIPDKKAYEMLEMAKMNPGFEHIPIIVFTGKSLSMTEELRIKQYADSIIVKTAHSYQRMLDEVSLFLHVVEENKKSPQKMSDRQKLGGLSEILKGKTVLIADDDVRNIFSLSKSLENFKMNVLTALDGKEALQRLEENPNVDVVLLDMMMPQMDGYETARRIRENHKWRNLPVIAVTAKAMTGDREKCINAGASDYITKPVDIDQLMSLLRVWLYEKS is encoded by the coding sequence ATGAGAAAAACCTCTAACTCTATCATTCAGCAATTACAAATTGTATTTTCCTTCTCCATATTACTGCTGATATTCAGCCTTTTGGCTTCCTATTACAGCACGCAGAAACTAATCAACAACTCCGAGCTGGTTAACCACACCAACCAGGTCCTCATTGAAGCCGAGAGCATTATTTCATATGTTAAGGACGCGGAAACGGGCCAGCGGGGGTATTTGATCACAAATGAGCAAATCTTCCTGGACCCCTACTCGGACGCGTACACAAAAACCACCATCAGTTATAACAACCTCAGTGAACTTACGGCCGATAATCCTAACCAACAGAAAAACCTGCGGGAAGTGAAAGCATTGTACGAAGCAAAATTCGGGCAGATGCAGAACATTATTGATCAGACACGCAGAAATCCGACCTTTGCAGACGACCAGGATGGCAGATTAAAGGAAATGATTAAGGGAAAGAAGATTATGGACGATCTTCGTCTGGTGGTGGAACGCATTAAATTTGACGAAAACAAAATTCTGCAAGACCGCATCGAGCAACAGCAAATTTACATTCGTTATACGCCTGTCCTGCTGGTCATTGCCGCATTGATCTCAATCCTGATCACTGTTTTCGCCTATATGCGAATTAAGAACGACATGGACAAAAGGCTTGCTGCACAGCTGCTGGAAGAACAAAAATACGCAGAAACGGAACGCAGGATCAGCCGCATTGAGCAGATTACCCGGCAAGTTTCCGATGGGGATTATACCGTAAGATCACAAGATGAAAGCGATGATGACCTGGGCCGCATTTCGGCAGCGCTTAATACTATGACGGCTTCGCTGGAACAAACATTCAATGATCTCACAACTAAAAACTGGCTGCAAACCGGCGCCGTTGAAATCAGTGATGCCATTCGTGGAGAGCGTATCCTCAAAAAACTGGCGACAAACCTTATTAACACGGTTACGCGCTATGCCAAAGCGCAGCTCGGGACCATCTATATCCAGGATAACGACTGGAATTTCAGGCTTGCAAGCAGCTATGCCGCGGAGCATGCACCTGACAGCATTACGCCGGGTGCTGGTCTTGCGGGGCAGGCGATAGAAAGCAAAAAGCCACTGATCGTGTATGACGTACCTGAGAATTACCTCAAAATAACATCGACGATTGGCGAAACAAAACCTGTTACGCTCGCTATTTTGCCACTTATTTATGCTTACGAATGCATTGGCATCATTGAACTTGGCTTCCTGAACAAACCAGACAAAAATGACATCCAGTTTTTGGAAGGCAACCTGGAAGCGATCGCGACGGGTATCAATTCCGCGCTGGACTATTTAAAACTGCAAAACTTCCTGGAAGAAACCCAGGCACAGTCCGAGGAATTGCAAACGCAGCATAATGAGCTGGAAAACCTGAACGCGGAGTTGGAAGCGCAATCACAGAAGTTGCAGGCTTCCGAGGAAGAGCTTCGCGTACAGCAGGAAGAGTTACAGCAAACCAATGAGGAACTGGAAGAGCGGAGCGGTTTATTGGAAGAAAAGAACATTGAAATTCAGAAAAAAGCCGAAGAACTCGAACTCACAACGCGCTATAAGTCGGAGTTCCTGGCCAATATGTCGCACGAACTTCGGACGCCGCTTAACTCAATCTTGCTGCTGAGCCGGTTGTTGGCCGAAAACGATGAAAAAAATCTGAATGGAGAGCAGGTGGAATATGCAACGGTAATCCAATCGTCGGGCAACGGCTTGCTAGGGCTGATCGATGAGATCCTTGATCTGTCCAAGATTGAAGCCGGAAAAATGGAGCTCGACTATGTGAGCGTTTCTGTGAAAGAAATAGTGGACGACTTGAAAGGCCTGTTCAGTCCGATAGCGAGAGAAAAAGGGCTGGATTTCAAAATAAACATTGAAAACAGTGCTCCGCTCGTGATTGAAACGGATAAAATGCGCCTGGAACAAATATTGAAAAATCTTATTTCCAATGCATTGAAATTCACCTCACAAGGTTCCGTTCAAATTGATATCCAACGCAAGCCGGGTATGGAGAATATGATCAGCTTTGTCGTCAGCGATACAGGCATAGGCGTAGCACCCGAGAAGCAGCAGCACATTTTTGAAGCGTTCCAGCAAGCCGACGGATCCACCAAGCGAAAATATGGCGGAACCGGATTGGGATTGTCCATCAGCCGCGAGCTGGTTAAATTACTCGGCGGTGAGATTTCATTGACGAGTAAGCTGGATGAAGGCAGTGTGTTTACGCTTTGTATTCCGATTGCGAAAGCATATAGCGCACAAGTCAGCGAGCAGCAGAATTACTTCCTGAACCATAACGAGGAATCGCTGAAGACAAAACCGGAGGGCATTGATAAGCGATTTATCAGCACAGTAATTCCACAAAGCATCGACGACGACCGTGACAACATTGAAAGCGCGGACAAGACGATCCTGATCATTGAAGACGACACGACCTTTGCAAAATCATTGCTCGATTACACCCGGAAGCTGGGTTACAAAGGCATTGTTGCCGTAAGGGGCGATGAGGGTTTGGAACTTGCCCAAACATTTACGCCGATGGGTATTTTGCTGGACATTCAGCTTCCCATCATCAGCGGCTGGGACGTGATGGATGAATTAAAATCGCGCCCTGAAACCAGGCATATTCCGGTGCACATTATGTCGTCGCACCGCATGAAAAATGAAAGTCTGCTCAAAGGTGCGGTCGACTTCATTGATAAGCCCGTTGCCTTCGAAAAGATGGAAGAGATTTTCAAAAAGATCGAATTCGTGGTGAACAGGCAGAGCAAAAAAGTGCTTATCGTTGAAGATAATTCCATGCACGCAAAAGCACTCGCCTACTATCTGTCGTCTTTCAACATTAATTCCCAACTGAAAAGCGATATTGGCGAAGGCCTGGAAACATTGCAGAACAACGAAGTGGACTGCGTGATCCTGGATATGGGCATACCCGATAAAAAAGCTTATGAAATGCTCGAAATGGCCAAAATGAATCCAGGCTTCGAGCATATCCCGATCATTGTATTTACCGGAAAAAGCCTTTCCATGACCGAAGAATTGCGTATAAAACAATACGCAGACTCCATCATCGTCAAAACGGCCCACTCCTACCAGCGCATGCTTGACGAAGTCTCGCTGTTCCTGCATGTGGTTGAGGAGAATAAAAAGTCGCCCCAGAAAATGTCGGACCGGCAGAAATTAGGAGGCCTGAGTGAAATATTGAAAGGCAAAACAGTCCTTATTGCGGACGATGATGTCCGAAATATTTTCTCGCTTTCAAAGTCTTTGGAAAACTTTAAAATGAATGTGTTGACTGCCCTTGACGGCAAAGAAGCATTGCAGCGACTGGAGGAAAATCCGAATGTAGACGTGGTGTTGCTGGATATGATGATGCCACAAATGGATGGCTATGAAACCGCAAGGCGCATCCGGGAAAACCACAAATGGCGTAACCTTCCCGTCATTGCCGTAACCGCAAAAGCAATGACAGGCGACCGAGAAAAATGTATCAATGCGGGCGCATCCGACTATATTACGAAGCCCGTGGACATCGATCAGCTGATGTCGCTGCTGCGTGTATGGCTTTATGAGAAATCCTGA
- a CDS encoding response regulator yields the protein MNKKKVLIIDDDARNIFALKATLKAKSYDCISCSGATEALDLLRTGETVDAILIDMMMPEMDGYDAIPLIKKIDSRQNTPVYAVTAQAMVGDREKCLRAGADEYISKPIDVEKLLQLLKDI from the coding sequence ATGAATAAGAAAAAAGTGCTGATTATCGACGATGACGCGCGAAACATTTTTGCGCTGAAAGCGACCTTAAAAGCAAAGTCATACGACTGTATTTCGTGCAGCGGCGCAACAGAGGCCTTGGATTTGCTAAGAACGGGTGAAACCGTCGACGCGATTCTGATTGACATGATGATGCCCGAAATGGATGGCTATGATGCCATTCCGCTGATCAAAAAAATAGACAGCAGACAAAATACACCGGTGTACGCAGTTACCGCGCAGGCCATGGTGGGCGACCGTGAAAAATGCCTCCGGGCAGGCGCGGACGAATACATTTCGAAGCCGATCGACGTCGAAAAATTGTTGCAGCTTTTAAAAGACATATAG
- a CDS encoding CheR family methyltransferase, with protein sequence MIEDEDVELLLTDLLDIYGYDFTSYSKASLKRRIVRLVSIDKFPSFAEFRYKVRTDENYLKRFVEEITVNVTEMFRDPSFYKSLRDDILPVLGTKPFIRIWHAGCSTGEEVFSMAILLKEAGLLRKSLLYATDLNPSVLEKVRKGIFPLQQMKQYSESYIESGGLKDFSEYYTANYGQAKFNKELSEKIIISTHNLVSDSSFNEFDLILCRNVLIYFDKDLQDRVLKLFDASLGTLGYLALGTKETLKFSVIQNKFRQLNREKIWKKIM encoded by the coding sequence ATGATTGAGGACGAGGATGTTGAACTGCTGCTTACCGACCTGCTGGACATTTATGGGTATGACTTTACCAGCTATTCCAAGGCGTCCCTGAAAAGGCGCATTGTACGACTTGTCTCTATTGATAAGTTTCCAAGCTTTGCGGAATTTCGTTACAAGGTCAGGACCGATGAAAATTACCTGAAAAGGTTTGTAGAGGAAATCACGGTGAATGTTACAGAAATGTTCCGCGACCCTTCTTTCTATAAGTCTTTGCGCGATGATATCCTTCCTGTGCTGGGGACGAAGCCATTTATCAGGATATGGCATGCGGGCTGCTCCACGGGTGAAGAAGTTTTTTCTATGGCTATTTTGCTGAAAGAAGCCGGCTTACTGCGGAAATCGCTGCTGTATGCCACGGACCTCAATCCAAGTGTCCTGGAAAAAGTGCGTAAAGGCATTTTTCCCTTGCAGCAAATGAAGCAATACTCAGAAAGCTACATTGAATCAGGTGGGTTGAAGGACTTTTCTGAGTATTATACAGCCAATTACGGCCAGGCGAAATTCAATAAAGAGCTTTCGGAAAAGATCATTATTTCAACACATAACCTGGTTTCTGACAGCTCGTTTAATGAATTTGACCTTATACTGTGCAGGAATGTGCTTATCTATTTTGACAAAGACTTGCAGGACAGGGTGTTGAAGCTTTTCGACGCCAGCCTGGGCACGCTTGGTTACCTGGCATTGGGCACGAAGGAAACACTCAAATTTTCGGTGATACAAAACAAGTTCAGGCAGCTTAACCGGGAAAAAATATGGAAGAAAATCATGTAA